The sequence AGAGGCATCGTCCTAAATTGGTTTCCTCAAAACATGCTAACTCCAGCATGCTCTCCCATACTTCTTGTTCAAAGTAGTGAAGAGGTTGGTGATGAAGCTCCTTGTTCTTGACTGAGCTTATTTTTTCCACCTTTATGTCTCACACAGCAAGGATTTTTGGTTTTAAACTTTCCATGCAACGGTAATTCAAACAAGGATTTTGACATTACTAGGAATCAGTGAAGTTGGTTCCTTTCATCGAAGTACCTTAAAGGAGTGGTGCAAATATTTCAATGATCAATATGGCCATATCTGAGGGTGTTTTTAGCTCTCTGTTATGACCATGGATGAGCTTGATTGGGAGGCTAATCGATGAAATATTTGTGTTCAGTATGTATCAAGTATGTACATGAAGTGAACATGCTtcttattcttgattttttttttgttttttttgttgactTCATCTCTGTCGCAATTGTTCAGCTATTATCCAtgtacttttttattattttcaccgCAATTGTTCAGACTGTATCTTTATACTCATACAAATCTATGGTTACTCCGATTAAGTTTTGGAGGATCACTCTTCACTGATTCTTTGCTTCACAATTTTGCAGGATATCAACCATGTATACTACGAGACAGAATACCGAATAGAATGGTGCGAGTGCAATGCTACATTTGTTCCATGTTTCTTGTTTGCAAGGAAATTCTCGCGGGGTGCTGCCGTGCGCCTTCTGAATGACGGATTAGTTGGGCCTTTTGATGCTTCTACTTTGTTATTTAATTCATCATGACCATAATCTCTCTCTTCCATATATCTAATTCTATACAGCAAGTAGCATGGCACTCACCCAGCTGGGCCATCTCAACCGTTGCAACTTAAACTTACATGACACTAACATCGCAGCAGCAAAAGTAGGGATGACCTACAATTGCCAAATAATCTACATCCATCAAAGTGGCAACACATTCCGCTATACAGGCAGGGGATAGCAAGAAACGTGCAGTCTGAAGAGTTGGGTGCAAAATCTAAAACAGTTATTTATCAATCAGAGCTGTTCTTGGACAAGATGATGCGGGACAACACGGTATACAACATTTATAGTGTAACATGGCAGAAGTAAAACCACCACTCGGATTTATTGTATTACTAGATTATGAAGAGAGGATTTGTGGCTACCTACCTACCAAGCTGTTAGGACAAGGACTGCTGTATGAGTTCAATCATTGCTGCCGctagtcattttttttttcttcttcagctagttgATCATGCTTCAAGGCAAACAGCTTGATGTTTAACATTGCATTTGCTGTTACTTATTTTCCTAATATCTTGGTTTTGAGACTATACCTCTGGTGGTAAATGGGCACAAACTGATTGATCGGCTTTAAATTCTTGACTTTAGTTTCCTAACTATGCTGCGTCTCTTAGTATATGAAATGGGGCTGACCTAATGAGGCAGCTCTGCCACTTCCCAAGTTTGAAGGATATTAAAAATTTCTATGAGCAGAACGTGGTTGTTGGTCTCGGTGGACCTTGAGCCTGTATACTTAAATTCTATTTGTTAACGAGTATAGGATAGTTATTTGGACTGCACATCTATTGGTAAATTATCATTGTTGGCAATTTTCCACTTCTATTGGTAACGAGTATAGGCGGCTCTGTTTTCTGTTTGAATGACCAGGTCAGGACTAAAATCTTTCACTAATGCAAATGTTTTGAGTTATGAAGTTCGGAAAGGTCCAATCAGAAGaaggcatcttttttttttttttgagaaaacctGAAAGGCCAAAAATGATTAAAACGGCATTTTTATCATACctgttttaattttatttaggtTTATTTAAGTtgtattgattttattttttgctgGGTCCAACAAGCTTTTCCTTGTAATGGAAGTTGGATTCCTTTTCAGGTTTATTTGGTTACTTGTGACTTCATTTATCTACAGTGACACTTGCAGTTTCAAGTGAAATGCTGCAATTctatattattgttattattttgtCGATTTGATAATTGACAGACTAGGCCACCTGGCCAATTCTATTATCTATTTGATTTGTCTATTATATGAattgttattttttaataatgatGCCTGCATCTGACAACTGCAAAAATGATTGTTTAATGCTAAAATAGATCCTGCAACATGTTAAAGTTGACACAACTAAGCTGAGCCTGAGGCGCTTATAATGTAAAAAGGGGCTATCTAGTCCTCTCATCTCCCAGATCAATAATGAAAAATCTAAATCAAAATTCATATTGTTAATCATGATCATATTATTATGATTATttagaataaaaaattatatattttgatggtctTTAGCCCTTTATCATATGAATGTAAAAgttaataatatttattatgcTAGTATGCTAAAATTTATGATAGAGCCTTTAAATTTAGAACCTATCTAATTAATCATAATctatatatgtaaaaatatatatagattgacaatcattatttaatgcttaaaattattttatattattttaatcatTCATTGTTATATTTACGTGATGTATAACCTAGAAACCATCGAAATATgtgatttttaatttatattattttaagcAATAATTAAATTGTAAAAAAGAATTATACCTTATAGAgtccaaaatatataatatatatttttggtatgaaTACAAATTAAGTTTGATTGGTAAGTTTTGAAGCTTCCGGAATAATAAGCTAATTTGAAACTATTGAAAATGAACTAACTATAGATCAAATTGATTGGGAATGCTTCGATGGAGAGCtaaatttgattcaaaatggGTTGACTAATTCACGTTTGATGTGTTGAGTGCATACTTGGATACAATTTAGGTTAGTTCAAGTAAGGATATCAACTAAAGCTAGCCAATTAACAAAATATTCTCTCATAACTTAATTCACCTGATTAAATAATTTAACTAATTAAATTGAAAGATTTCTAATTCAAAACTTTAGCTATATCTTATCATAACTTAAATTACATGATTGAATAATTTAACTAATTAAACTCGAACCATTCCTAATTAAAACTTTAAACTAAACATAGATTTTGTCGGATTGATTAGATTATAATCATTTGTTcctttatttttgattttttatatttttatttaattttcttaAACACATCATATTTGTTGATTTCATTGTTCTTTTAGTTAGTCTAGAATTTTTATAACTATAATATTGCGCTTTACCACATCTCAAATGATagtataaaattaatttttttattttaaaaatgttttttaatttttaaataaaattaatttttaacaaCCAGTAAAGTTAGTATTATTGTAGTTCTTATATATCAATTATTCAATCTTTTATTTCTAAATTTTCTCTCACATCACAGGAACATTTTACTAGTATACAATAAAGGGCTAGATGTCAATAGTAAGTTAATTTCTAACTCAAGTATTCTTAAGATAAGAATGCCCAAGTGAATATAACATGACAGGAAGGGTATAGTGTGTGAACATTATGCTTGCTCTCTAGCAACatgttttttataaattttggaGATTTTCACTTTTGTCATTTTTCAGACAAAAATTATTTCAGCGAGAGGATTTTTAAGAGCAGTAAAAGAATTATATATAAGAAAACTTGACAGCTTCAGTGATGCGATGTTCCTTCCCAACAGAAGAGGCGAGCAGAGAAGCCAATACGAGCCGGGGCGAGGTTTCGGTGGGCAGCGGTAGGTACGCGCGGTGAAGCCAAGAAGGGGGaccagagagagagggggagagagagggagcgagCGAGGGCGAGGTGGCTGTAGGATCTCGAGAAGGGAGAAAAGGGCAGCGCGGAATCGGACGCCGATCGGTCTCCCACCGCCGGCCAGCCTTGCAAAATCGTCATCGTCGTAGTAtaaagaggaaaaggaaaggaagggaAAAGATGAACGAGGTGTTGACCGCGGCGGATGTGGCATCGTCGTCGAGGACGTCGATGGCGCCGCCCTCTTCTACCTCGTCCCTGGCCTCCAATCTTCCCCTCGTCTCCGCCTTCTTCGCCTTCTCTCTCGCACAGTTCCTCAAGCTCTTCACCACCTGGTGCGTCGCTCGTCCTCccgttctttcttctccttgatccatctactCTGTTGCATTCTCATGCTTCTCCGTCTATGACTGGATAAAATTTCAATTCAATTCCGTCGTCTTGTCCGTATATGTAGATAGTGTACGTTATCTATCGACTATCTGGCGAGACATCCAATTGATTCGAACCTTGCCGATTTCATGTTTCGAACTCACCCATTCTATCTTCTATATTGGGAGATTCATTCAGCTAGATTGGTTGCCAACGAATGTAGCTTAGTCCATGGGCTCTCTCAATGACAGAACTCAATGTTATATATGGGTCGATTTATAGTTTTCTTGGGTGAAGAAACATTTGAGACTCGTTTTCTTGGGCCCTTAGATGTTTATaccaataaattataaaaaaaccTCTAACAAAAATGAGTCTTGGGGCATTTGTTTCCTTTGATTTCATGGATCAGGAAGCCTGAAAGAGTTGTTTTTATTCGTTTCACCGTTCCATCAATTTGTGTCTGTGGTCATTAAACCAATATTAGGTAATTGATGATCTTCCGCCAAGTATCTTTTGACATGCATCTCTCTTTATTCAGTCTCTATAAGGAGTATCCAAGGGGTTGCAAGTTTCACTCCATTAATGTGCTTTTTACAACATGAGTGGGTTTGTTCACTTCAGAGCTTCCCTCCTGGTTGTCTCACATGATATCATAGAACTCTTATCATAGTGGATATTTCTCAAGAGGAATCGTTTAAAAGGTCCTAAAGTTTAGAACTTAATTATCATAGGTGGGTGCTCCCCTTTGTGAATGATTATTcgtaatgaattacaccacaGGAATGCTTATTGCTTGTCTGGAGGTTCATGTAGAAAAAAAACATTTCCTATTTTTCTATCTAAGCTACATATGTTTCACGCATTTGGACTACCGCTTTGGGTCCTCCATGTGCTGTTcatgtttttaatttttctagattttaAATTTGCATTCACCTTTTGAATGCCTTTTAGTGTGATCTAGTTCAATTTAGTAATATTTATTTCAGATTAGTAAGATTTTAAatacaaattttcttttatgattttcATGCAACTGTTCACAAATATGGTTACTAAACTTGATTGCACTAATATCATCCCCCTGTAACCCTTATTCTACCAGACATTAGAGTGGTTTCATGAACTCTTAGCCATTTCAAATGTGTTCTGTCTAGGACGACGGGGCATACAAAGTCCACATTACAGTTTAACATTTTCAAtgtattttctttcatttctctCGGCAATTTCTTTCTGGACATTTAAAGGTCTCCAAGCAAGTTTTGGAGGCCTATCACAGCAGTAACTTGGAAGAATTTAGCTAGTAATGCTTGTACGAGGATGTGATTCTTTGAGGCATTGCTTTGGGAATGTCTAGTTCCTAATATATTTTGATACTCTCCATCTCATATGTGTGACAAGCTTTTCTAGAGCTCCGCATTCCAATATGATGTCTGCAGAAGCAAATGTACATGCATATATGTTGTATGCAAGGACTGAGGTATCATATTCCAGCAGTGTGCTATCACAGTGCAATTTAAGAGCAATCTCAATGATTTCAGGCGATCGTTTTGGGTCTACAATTCCCAAAACATTCTGTTGATCCATATCTTTGTATATATTTTAGGAGAGAGAATGTTCCGAATTGTTTGGTAGCATAGTTTGCTATGTGTCATCTAAGTGTTCATTAGCCGATGCGATAAAAATTCAACTTCTCATGTCTCCATTTTTCACATCGGTTGTTAGCCATCTTTTTATCTATCTTTTTTTAGcaacactttttttttaaaaaaaaaggcatcatTTTACCATAATTTGTCATTTATATTGCTAACATTTAAATTTGGAAAGCCTCTTTTATGATCCTTTTAGATGATTTACCTAGTAATATAAGTTGctttgtagatttttttttggttgcttgGATTTCTTCAAATTGAAAGTAAATGTTTTATTTATAAGTCTTTGGTATTTTCATCCTAGACATACAGGTTTAAGGAGAAGAGATGGGATTCTAGAAGGTTGCTTGGGTCAGGTGGAATGCCTTCATCACATTCAGCTACTGTTGTAGCTCTTGCTGTGGCTATAGGTCTACAAGAAGGAGCTGGCAGCTCTTCATTTGCTCTTGCTGTGATTTTGGCATCCATTGTATGTACTTTATAACTATGGCCGTTTCTTTTTCTAGTGGGCATGGTTGCTAGTATTTATAAgtttataaatactaatgtacACCAATCATAACATTTATGTGGTCATACTAAACTaggttttgattaatatttgagCTTCGATCAAACATTTACATTCTTTCGTACCATTGCATGTTTAATGAACCTGGAATTATGCAAAATGGACACCTATATAGTAAATGAAATGAATAAGATTGGCAATTAGTTTGTGACTTTGTTCTCATGCTTGTGAATCTCTTGCTGTATTTAGTTTACATAATTAAGGCTTTGCAAATGTGTACTGACACATGTACACTTTGTTGATGGGAATAAATGAGCATGTTTTGTAGCAATCTATTCCCAGTTTAATGCCATATGATTTGCCTCCAAATATTGTCTTGAAAaggctttcttttgttttttgtaaGGGGCAGCATGTGAGAAGCCTTCTGGATGAAACAAGTAGAAAAGGTATAGAGAGATATCCATAGGAAACAAGCATATGATGCCATCCATAACAGTGTCACTAGAAATTGCTATATGCTGCATTTTCTATCTTATGCTTTTTGGTGTGTTTTTGCTCACTTTTGGATCCAATGCTTAAATATAGGGTGCTAGATTCTCATATATGTTCAAAATCTTTCAATGAGCCTCTTTTATGCTCTGAAAAGCTCCACCAGATTCTTATATATGTTCAAAGTCTTTCAATGAGCCTCTTTTATGCTCTGAAAAGCTTCAATAGTGTTAAGCTAGTTAGAGTTGCAAAAAGCCAAAAACATGAGAATTATTGATGAAGGGGCTTAATGGCCTCCACTGCATACTTTGTACTCACTATACCTTGGTAACTGTTATTCAATATTCTCTCAGCCACATTTCCTAAAAAGATCATTCCATTTCTAGAGGTGGATCATTTAAATAATGTGATTGTAGCCATAGACCCTATCTTCCTTTTTAGAAAGTTATTGATTCACAGGTGACCATTCCCATTGAGATGGATGTCTGCATGCCCCATTCAACCTGTCATCTCCTATAAACCAGAGAGGGTGGCAACCAATGTAGTTACATTAGGGATATTTTTTTTAGTCATTTCTTAGGGTATGCTTTAAATGGTGTTCAATATTATTATATGAGATTTTGGAGGTTTGGAATAAGAGAATAGCTATATTTTCAAACTTCTACATCCTCTTGTCCTCTTTTCCTTCTAAAAATCTCATCCATCTTCATCTCCTTTTTCCCTTTGttattctctcttttctctctcatgAACACTTATTATTGCATTAGCCCCTAATTGATATCAGATAAATATGAAATCAAATAAGCTCTTTAAAGCTATAATTCAGCCCTCGTTTTTGAGGGGGCATTGTCACCGACAAACTTGTTTTGACTTCTTTTAGTCCGGAGCTTATCCTTGATTTAGGTGTTCTTCTGCCACCAATTGAAACTTCAATTTTATTGCAACAAAGGTTGGAAGAGTTTTCGGGAGAGGGATGTGAACTTGACCTTCTTGAATGAAGTGCATAGCTTGGTAGTTCCAATTGCTGATTTATGTATTTGGCACCTCTGCTTATATGTTTAATCCCATACCTTAGTGTATCACATATATATGCTAAGACGAGAAAAATTTTGTATAATGCTTATAACATATAATTATACACAATGAATCCCCATTCAACTTATTGATCATCATGCAGCATAGTAGCTATATGCATTATGATTTGAAAAAAGTCATTAACTAACCACTTGACTGCAACAGTATAAGACTGTTTAAGTAATATAGGACAACCCCCTCtgcctctttctttttcacattCAGCCAGCAGCATATATGTGGAAGGGTTAACGAACCAGGATAACTACTAAGTCAAGATGATAACTGGGTTAACTAAATAAATAACCAACTTGGAGGGGATTTGCGCCCGAGATCTCCAGTAACCTTAGGTATGACACTATGCCAAATAACCACTTGATCCCAAATGCTTAAGCTTTCAAGGGATGGGTCAACAATGTATATCGCGCATAAAGCTATCTTAAATTCTTGGCCCTAGCCTAAGTAACCTGAATTTGAACATTACTATGATAGAAACCATGGAAtgtcgtaccggcccgtaccggtccggtcctagaccggtaccggaaccacTAAAAAACCTGTATTTTCCGATTTTTtagccgaaccggccggttcggagcccgtaccggccggttcggagcccgtaccggccggtaccggcctcgtaccggtgcgaaccggccggtttgcaccggtacgtttttttttttggaaccccagcgcctcgcgctgtggtttttgaaaccaccggtaccggccggtacgtactgtaccggaccggtaccgtaccggtccggctggccaccggtacgccgaccggtaccggtacggcggaccttgatagaaaccttttaatattatttatttcatAGTCTCAAAGTTCAAGTTTATTAGAGATGATACACATATTAGATAAACCCAGAAATATATTCTTGACAATAATCATTTTGTCTCATCATTCATAAACAAAACTCACTTAGAAGCATCCTCTCAAAGCTAGGGTAAATTCTTGGTGGAGAAGCTTAGGAATTTAATATCAAGCTCCGTAACAGTACAGAGAAGAGAATGAAAATTATAGAGCTCTTGAATGTGGTGACTTCAGCAATTGTTGGGACTATATGCAGCGAAGTGCTTAATGGTAGAAATTTACATATTTTTCTGATAgacaataattttattttgatgtaATTTGCAATGCTCTTTCCTCAATTGACCTTGCCATTTCTTGTTCAGTTTGTGACTACAATTCTCCATAAAAACATCCCATTTGTTATATTTAATCATCATAGAATAAAGTTTGAAGATGTCCGTCCTTGTGATTTTGCAATTTCTACTTACAAATGCTTTTTCCCCTGTTGTTTCTGAAATTTCTGCAACAGCAAAAACTACGTAATATCTTCTTTGATTAGCTTTCAATCTCAATCATCTACATTTTCCTGCAGGTAATGTATGATGCATCTGGGATTAGATTGCATGCTGGCCGGCAAGCTGAGGTAAACTCTGCTAAGACAGAAAACTACTCTTAGTAGGAACTAGCTCTAACACATAGTCAACAACTCTCCAGTCGTTATACATAATATATGGAGGGTATTTTGTAGTTTTCTCAGCATGCAGAAATATGCAAGGAATATTACCATCTCCATAGTTCCATCTGATCTTTGCTAGGCCAATCTGAACTCGTATATGCACATCAAATGATGTCATGTGTTTATGTTACTACTGATTCAAAAATTTAATCAGCAATAATTCTTGATGATAAACATTAAACAATATCTGCGCCACTGGTTTTTATGCGTGATTACTGGATTATTCACTACATGGCATATAGGTTCTAAGTAATTGACTTGCATGACTTGACAACTTAACATTAAGTCATTAACCACAACAACTATATGTTATGACTCGACTGACAATCGTCAACAATGTCTCTTTAAAAAGTTTCTGGTTTATTCAGCCAATTAAGGTTCACCAATGTCGCCAAAAGAAGCTGTGCTAGAAATTCCAGTATCAGTTCTAATAGTCTTAATGTTCATACTGAATTTGTTTGTATTTCTTTATAGTAAAAACTTCATGTCTTTACATGAGGTATAATGGAACATCATAGACTGTAAACAATATCTGCAGGATCTTAGTTTGTGAAACCTGTATTGTGAGAAATGTTGGAAAGTAGACTTGAAGCTATCTAGCGTTCTCCAACATTTCTTAGAACCCCCAACCATGATCATACAAAATCGAAGTCTGACTCAGGTAAATGCTCTCTAGAGGCTGGATTataaaaatcaatttaaataaaaagaaaaatataactaCTCTCAATGACCTGCTGTGAGTAGTTTTGAGTTGTTTTGGTCACAATTGGTTGAAATAACCAAACATGGAGTCCATCACTCGATATTGGATGAAACTAGATATGAAATACCAGAAACTGCTTAGACTCATGtggttttatattaaatttggCCAAAGCCAAAGTGTTTCAGTTGAAAACTTGTGGTTCAGTGAGGGTGTCTCCAAAGCCTTTAAACATAAGAAGCAGACTGAGATATTTGCAAACTGTAGCCTCTTTGTCCCTTATCTGCTgtcttatattaaaaaaataaaatttctacatCTTATAAGGCATATTTTACAGTGTTAAATAGATGTCTCATTCAAAATGAAGCATAAATACGTGAATTTATGATAGTATGCATTTGGGAagcatattataatattttttgttgGCCAGCTGGAACCAAACTTAACTTTTTTACTCCAAGATTCATACCAGATATAAAGTGAGCTTTTTGATTGCATTTCCAGAAATTTTAAAAGATAACAAATTATAACAGTATAGCCCCATGGTAGTTTTAGGTGGTCTCCTCTTCTTGCCTTATGAAGCATCATTGCTACTAGAAAACTGCTGATAATTACTGAACTGGTGGATGCCCATCGCACTCTAGTCTCACATTCTTGAAAATCCTTTGGTTTGAAAcatatgaaaataaatttaaatgtcatgtcaAGTAAATTCTcatatatgatttttgttccaaGTTATAGTATTTCTTGTAATGTGCTTCATGGCACATTGATTTCATAAGATGAACAGAGACTATTAAGATAACATTCAGCATCAGGTTATTCGTGGATTGTCCTAGTGTTATTGATTTATGTTAGTTTAAACTTGTGATTTTGTTTGCTATTAGGTCATCCTTTCTACACAACATTTAATAGATCCATAATCTGATCATGTTCCGAAATAATAGATGACTTGTAAAATAATTTTGTAAGGAAATTTATTCTGTGGTCATTGCTGCAGTTGTTGAATCAAATAGTATGCGAACTGCCACCGGAGCACCCTTTATCTAGTGTTAGGCCTTTACGTGAACCTCTTGGACACACCCCACTTCAGGTACGTGACAGATGCATTCTATTACTGCAGTTTTATTTGATGAACAGTTTCTTTCTACATGCTATTGGTGCTGTTCTGCAATTTTCTCTCAGACTTGCTTTACGCTGGGCTATATTTGTACCCTTGTCAAAGAAATGAGCAATTACAGGCAGTAAACGAGTAATGCTGATGATAGCAATCAAGTTGCAATAtacatatattatgatatattgAAATTCTGTTTAGTGTTTGCACTTCTTTTGTATGCATTATTCTTGCTGTTGGTACACTGATTTTTGCATAGCTTTGTGTAAACATGCTTGGTTCAAGTTCACTCTGTTGCTCATCTTATACAGGGAGTGCATTGGTAAGATTGAAGGAgtaatttttgtaaaagctgaaAATTGCTTGAAAAGAAAATACTTAATTTGATCCATAAACTTCTTCTTAGATTTCAGGATTCATTATGAATTTTTGCATTTGCATTTTTCAAATCTCTATATCAAAAATGTTGTTTGTTTTTTAGGGGGTTACACCCAACTACTTTCTTCTCATGGAAGAAGCACTCATACAATCATCATCAATCTTGAAAATGTTGTTTAAAGAAGGAAATATTTAAGCATCTTATTGTGAGAACAATACTATATATTCTATATCATCTCATGCAACTGCTTATTTGCTTATAAGTTTGTCATTATCAAGAATTGCTGCTTCCCATTCCACATTTAAGTCAGCTTTGCTACACACTTTCATTTCAATGAAATTATAGGCCAAGTTACAGTCTCACATGCTTTAGAGCATGTTAAATTCTATTGCATGTAAGATAACTAAGGTAAAATAAAAAGATGATGAAGATGGGAAGGACATAAATTAAAAGATGAAGCCTCACAATGTGTAGCTGAAATCAAACAGATGGCTTCAATGAATGCTGATACCAAAAATCCCTAGTTCATGTTAATCCAAAACTGACGGAAACCAATTAAAACCTACTTTATAAGTAGTCGCTTTGCTTATCTTGGGATTTAGACTTAAGATTTATTAAATTATGACAATTGCAACTCAATATAAGACACCTTCTTAGCGATAATGAACATAGttttcatataaaatatataatgtaATCTAATTTTCAATTTCCATATTATTTAGTtaaatggcaatatgaccttAACATATGAGAAAAAATACCTAACTTTAGATTCTGTATAGGTTGTACTCAAAATGATGATGAGAAAATATATGATGCGTTAGCCACTGAAAACTTATGCACAATAGGATGGGTGACAAGGAGGAGGGATTGGTGGTTGGGGAAGGGCACAAAGAGAGGTCTATCGGTGTGGGAGATGAGGAGGGTAGTTGAAAGAGAGGATACATTGAGATGATATATCTCAATGTTTTGTGGTATGAATTTTGTTCAGATAAGAAAGCAATTTCTAGTTAAAgataaaatttaaaacaaacacGTGAGAAATAGAAATTTGAGAGCATGGCAAGTTAGTATAGATGAGATCATAGGTATtatgagagagatagagagagagagagagagagagagagagagagagagaa is a genomic window of Phoenix dactylifera cultivar Barhee BC4 chromosome 4, palm_55x_up_171113_PBpolish2nd_filt_p, whole genome shotgun sequence containing:
- the LOC103713947 gene encoding uncharacterized membrane protein YuiD, with product MNEVLTAADVASSSRTSMAPPSSTSSLASNLPLVSAFFAFSLAQFLKLFTTWFKEKRWDSRRLLGSGGMPSSHSATVVALAVAIGLQEGAGSSSFALAVILASIVMYDASGIRLHAGRQAELLNQIVCELPPEHPLSSVRPLREPLGHTPLQVCAGAVLGCFVSYLMRYSG